CGGCACCGGCTTGGCGATCCCCGCATCGAAGTCGCCCGAGCAGCAGCTCGCAGCTGGCATGTTCTTGAAGTTCCTGACGAACGCCGAGAACACTGCCTACTTCTCCTCCAACACCGGCTACATGCCGGTACGTACCTCCGCGGTGGAGGGCGAGACCATGAAGGCCGTTTACGCCGAGAAGCCGCAGTTCCGCACAGCTGTCGATCAGCTAGCCACCACCCGTGTCCAGGACTGGGGCCGCGTGTTCGTTCCCAATGGCGACAAGGACCTCACCACAGCGATTGAGAAGATCATGCTCCAGCAGGCCGATCCCAGCGAGGCATTTGCCACGGCCGCGGCCTCCATCACGAAGTCTTACGAAGAAAACGTGAAGCCTTACCTGTAAACGATCCACTCTTCAATGGCCCGCAATCAACGGGTGAAAAGACTCCGCCCGGGGACCCTTCGCCGTCACTTGCGGGCCATTTTGTGGTTGGAGGTAACACCCCCTGTCGATTTCGTGTCGGCTCTGTGTCGATGGCGGGTCGATTACGTGGTGAATGTCGGAGCCCCGGTAGATAATCAAGACACGGCAGCTAGTTCGGCACGCAGTTATTTCGGCGCGCAGCAGATTAATGCACCACAACACCGGCGACGAGGGAGTTCAGCTGATGTCTCAGGGAGCAACACAGGGACGAACACAGGGAAGTACCGACGTGGGTTCATTCGGATCCATCACCGATGTGCCCGGCATTCGGGTGGGGCAGGCCCAACGCCGCACCGACGGCTGGCTCACCGGTGTCAGCGTGGTGCTGCCACCGCCGGAGACCATTGGCTCCGTTGATGTCCGCGGTGGCGGACCCGGCACCCACGAGACTGACGCGCTGGATCCTTCCACCATGGTCTCCACCGTTGACGCGGTGGCGCTGACCGGAGGCAGCGCCTACGGGCTGGCCGCCGCCGGGGGAGTGCAGAGATGGTGCGAAGAGAATGGCCGCGGCTTCCGTGTGCCCGGTGGCGTGGTGCCCATTGTTCCGGCGGCCGCCATTTTCGATCTGGGGCGTGGGGGTGACTTCTCGGCACGGCCCACCCCGGACATGGGGTACGAGGCGGCACTTGACGCAGCGAGCTCAACGGAAGGGGCCGACGTCGTTCGTGGAAATGTAGGTGCCGGAACAGGCGCGGCCCTTGGGGCAGGGCGCTTCAAAGGAGGACTGGGCACAGCATCGGTGCGGCTCACGGGCGAGAATGCGCACATTGTGGTGGGGGCACTGGCCGTGGTTAACGCCGCAGGCATCCCGTGGCAGCCGGGTGTGCGGGCGCCGTTGGCGGGGGAGGGGCTGAACACCACACTGGCGGTGGTGGCAACGAACGCGCGGCTCACGGTTGCCGAGGCAAAACGGACGTCAACCGCAGCACATGCCGGCATGGCACGGGCGCTGAACCCTGTCCACACACTGGCCGACGGCGACACCATCTTTACGCTCGCTACCTGTGCCGAACTGCTGGTGCCAAACCCGGCCATGCCCGTGGCATCGCTGATTGAGCTGCAATCGGCAGCGGCCGAGGCAGTGCGGCTGGCCATCTTGGATGGTGTGGCCTGTGCGGAGGCTGTGCAAACCCCGGCGGGGACCCTGTTACCGTTCCCAGGAGGGCCGCTGTAGGGGTCAATTTAACTTATTTGCTTAATTGCACTAGAGTAGGTTGTTGGTTGTCTGTGCCTGCCCATCAATGGGATGTGCATGGGCGAACAATAATCAGTAGCAAATCGAACGCCGTACCAAACCAGTTCCTCAAGGAGCTGCCAAAGACGGCGCAACAAAGTTAGCGGAGGATATGGCCAAGAAAGACGGGGTCATTGAAATCGAGGGCGTTGTGACGGAAGCGCTGCCCAACGCGATGTTTCGTGTTGAGCTGACGAACAAGCACATCGTTCTTGCCCATATTTCAGGAAAAATGCGCCAGCACTACATTCGTATCCTTCCTGAGGACCGAGTTGTGGTGGAGCTGAGCCCGTACGACCTTACACGAGGTCGTATCGTCTACCGCTACAAGTAACCACAACTGCAATCACGCAAAGGAATGCCATGAAGGTCAAGCCGAGCGTCAAGCAGATCTGCGATAAGTGCAAGGTGATTCGCCGTAACGGTCGAGTCATGGTGATCTGCGAGAACCCGCGCCACAAGCAGCGCCAGGGCTAATTTCCTTCTTTTGAAGGAAACCCCGGGCTCATGCTCACGCAAGTAAATTAATAAGGCAGCACAAGTTGGACGAAGGCGAACCTAGGTTCGCAACCGGACAATGGACCCCTGGTCGGAGGCCAGGGCCGCATTCACAAAATGTGCGGGTGTACTGCCTACGACCTCCGGTTTACACATAGGAGCAGCCAAATATGGCACGTCTCGCTGGCGTAGACCTTCCCCGCGAAAAGCGGCTGGAAGTAGCGCTTACATACATCTACGGCGTGGGCAAGACCCGTGCAAAGAATGTCCTGGCCGAAACGGGTATTTCCCCGGACGTCCGTGTCAAGGACCTTTCTGACGCTGAACTCGTTCAGTTGCGTGACAACATCGAGGGTAACTACAAGGTTGAGGGTGACCTTCGCCGCGAAGTAGCAGCTGATATCCGCCGCAAGGTTGAAATCGGCAGCTACCAGGGTATCCGCCACCGTCGTGGCATGCCCGTGCACGGTCAGCGCACGAAGACCAACGCACGTACCCGCAAGGGTCCGAAGCGTACCGTCGCTGGCAAGAAGAAGGCCGGCAGGTAAATCCCGCTAGCCGGCTTGAAAAGTTGCATCAGCAGCTGCTCAGGATCCTGGCAAGCGTGGGCTTTAGCCTATGCCGACCCCTCATTAAACTTTAGTAGGAGAATAAAATGCCCCCAAAGACTCGGGGCGCGGTTCGTAAGCCGCGTCGCAAGGATAAAAAGAATATTGCGCTGGGCCAGGCGCACATTAAGAGCACCTTTAACAACACCATCGTTTCCATCACGGATCCGAACGGTGCTGTCATTTCATGGGCTTCTGCCGGTGAAGTTGGTTTCAAGGGCTCGCGTAAGTCAACTCCGTACGCTGCACAGATGGCTGCTGAAGCAGCTGCCAAGCGCGCACAGGAGCATGGCCTTCGCAAGGTTGACGTTTTCGTAAAGGGTCCGGGCTCGGGCCGCGAAACGGCTATCCGTTCGTTGCAGGCTGCTGGTCTTGAAGTTGGGTCCATCTCGGACGTAACGCCCAGCGCCCACAACGGTTGCCGTCCGCCCAAGCGCCGTCGCGTATAACGAGAATTAAAGCAACAGAGTTGGCCTCCACTGCGGTGGGGGCCAATTCCGCCGCCGTTAACTCTCGTCAGTCGCCATTTCCACTACCTGTGTTGCGTCATATAGCGGATGCTCGCTGAAAGGAAAACCCAGTGCTCATTGCACAGCGCCCCACCCTATCTGAAGAGGTAGTTTCCGAGAATCGCTCACGGTTCATCATTGAACCGCTGGAGCCCGGCTTCGGTTACACCTTGGGAAATTCACTGCGTCGGACCCTGCTGTCCTCCATCCCTGGCGCTGCTGTCACCAGCATCCGCCTCGATGGCGTTCTGCATGAGTTCACCACGGTTCCCGGTGTTAAGGAAGATGTCACTGAGATCATCCTGAACATTAAGGGCCTCTCCGTGTCTTCGGAGCATGACGAGCCTGTCGTCGCCTACCTGCGCAAGCAGGGTCCTGGCGTTGTTACGGCTGCCGACATTGCTCCTCCGGCCGGTGTGGAATTCCACAACCCTGACATGCATATTGCCACGCTGAACTCGAAGGGCAAGTTCGAACTCGAACTGACCATCGAGCGCGGTCGCGGCTACGTTTCAGCAGCTCAGAACAAGAACGTAGATCAGGAAATTGGCCGTATCCCGGTTGACTCCATCTACTCACCCGTTTTGAAGGTGACCTTCCGCGTGGAGGCTACCCGTGTTGAACAGCGCACCGACTTTGACAAGCTGATTGTTGATGTAGAGACCAAGCAGGCCATCTCCCCGCGAGATGCCATTGCCTCTGCCGGCACCACGCTGGTTGAATTGTTCGGTTTGGCTCGCGAGCTGAACACTGCCGCTGAAGGTATTGAGATTGGTCCGTCCCCGACGGATGCCGCTCTTGCCGCAGACATGGCCCTGCCGATCGAGGATCTGGACCTGACGGTTCGTTCCTACAACTGCCTCAAGCGTGAGGGCATCCACTCCGTGGGTGAACTCGTTGCTCGCTCCGAGGCTGACCTGATGGACATTCGTAACTTCGGTGCGAAGTCCATCGACGAGGTAAAGGCAAAGCTGGTTGAGCTCGGTCTCTCCCTGAAGGATTCCCCTCCAGGATTTGATCTCGCCGCCCGTGCCGCAGCCCTTGATGAGAACGACGACGCTTTCGGCGACGACGAACTCTAAAGTTCGAACAACAATTTTTTAGTCGGCCGGGCGGATGTGCCTGACACATCCGCCACGGTTCGGCTGACACTTGAGGAGAAACACCATGCCTACACCCGCTAAGGGTCCCCGCCTCGGAGGCGGAGCGGCTCACGAGCGCCTGATGCTCGCGAACCTGTCCGCTGCTCTGTTCGAGCACAAGCGGATCACCACCACCTTGACCAAGGCTAAGCGCCTGAGCCCCTACGCAGAGCGACTGGTAACTTTCGCAAAGCGTGGAGACTTGTCGTCACGCCGCCGCGTTCTCGGCCTGATCAGCGACAAGGGCATTGTCCATGAGCTGTTCACCGACATCGCCAAGGCTGTAGAAAACCGCGATGGCGGCTACACCCGCATCACCAAGATCGGCAACCGTAAGGGCGACAACGCTCCCATGGCTGTCATCGAGCTCGTTCTGGAGCCGGTCAGCGCTAAGCAGGCCGTTGTGAAGGAAGCTACCGCTGCCGCCGTCAAGGCTGCTCCGGTTGAAGAAGCACCGAGCGAAGAAGTTGTAGAGACCGAAGTTGTAGCTGACGAAGCTGCTGCTGAAGAGTCCAAGTAGGGACTAAGCGAGAGCTTAGATTTTGCTAAGAAGGACCCGTCGCCCCTAGGGGTGACGGGTCCTTCTGCGTCTCTGCAAGGTGTGTGGCCGGTAGAATTGTTTCCATGCACAATCCGAAAATGACCCCTGAATACCGAGGCCTGATTCGGGCACGCTTGGACATTGCGTACGACGGCGGACCCTACAGTGGGTGGGGCATTCAAACGGTCGAGCGCACAGTCCAGGGAGTAATTGAAGAAGCCTTGGCCCTGATCATTCGCCGCTCCGTGCGGTTGACTGTGGCCGGGCGTACGGACGCTGGTGTTCACGCTCGCGGGCAGGTGGCGCATTTCGATGTGACCCCCGAAGAGTGGGACGGGCTCCGGAGGGGACACGATACCGCCCCGGAGGAATCGCTCAAGAGGCGGCTCAACGGCGCGCTCGGCAGCGTTCTGCGCGAGCTCCGCGGGACCGTGCAGATCGTGGACGCCTCACGGGCGCCCCAGGGCTTCGATGCGCGATTCTCTGCTCTCTGGCGTCGTTACAGCTATCGCATTGCCGACGGCTCCACCCATAAAGACCCCTTGCAACGGGCACTGACGTTGTGGCATGAGCAGGATCTGGACGTGGCGTTGATGAATCAAGCCGCGGCACCCTTGCTAGGGCTGCAGGACTTTGCGGCCTTCGCCAAGCCGCGGGAAGGTTCAACCACCGTGCGAACCCTCCAGCGCTTTGATTTCCAGCAGGATCCTGATGGTGTGATTAACCTCAACATTCAGGCTGATGCCTTCTGCCACAACATGGTCCGAGCACTCCTCGGGGCCGCCCTGCGGATCGGCGAGGGGCAAGAGTCTCCGGAATGGATGTATGAGCGATTAATCGCGGGAATCCGCGACGCAAAGTCAGTTTTGGCAGCTCCGCACCCGCTGATCCTGGAGGAAGTTCACTACCCGCACGAGACCGCAATGCATGAAAGAGCCGTGCTCACACGAACCCGCCGGGCCGTTCCTGAGCCCGTTCTGTGAAGGATTGCTGAGTTTCACGGATCCCCGCTTTGACCCAGCCCCATTATTAAAGGTATCGTTGGTAGTCGTTGTGCGTGTCCTATCCCGATACCACGCGCCCGTTACAGGTCCGGTTGCAGGACTACCACTGAACGGGCGTCATCGGGAAGTGTAAGGATGACTGGTGTTAGAGCCCTCACCTCTGTTCCGGTAAACGCATAGATAGCAGGTGTCAACCATCTGTGACACCACCTAAGAACAAGAAACGAAGGCAAAAACCGTGCGTACGTATACCCCGAAGCCCGGCGATATCTCCCGTCAGTGGCACATCATTGATGCCAACGACGTTGTCTTGGGCCGTCTTGCCAGCCAGACCGCAACACTGCTGCGTGGAAAGCACAAGCCGACCTTCGCTCCCCATATGGATATGGGCGATTTCGTCATCATCATCAACGCCGAGAAGGTTGCCCTGACCGGCGCCAAGCTCGAACAGAAGCGCGCTTACCGCCACTCGGGTTTCCCGGGCGGCCTGTCAAGCGTCAACTATGCAGAACTGCTGGAGAAGAACCCGGTTCGCGCAGTGGAGAAGGCCATCGCTGGCATGCTCCCGAAGACCAAGCTGGGCAACGCTCAGATCAGCAAGCTGAAGGTCTACCGCGGCGCCGAGCACCCCCATGCAGCACAGCAGCCTCAGACTTTCGAAATTACCCAGGTCGCCCAGTAGTCCTGGCCACCGCCTAAATCATTTACCAAGGAGAATCGTGGCTCAGAACACTGAAGAGCTGAACACCGAGGCCGTTGTGGCCGAGGAAGAAGTTTTGACTAGCTACACGAGCGAAAGCTCAGCTGCAGCAGATGCAGCACCCAAGAAGGAACGCCCGGCACTGACCGTCTCAGGCGCAGCTGTTGGCCGTCGCAAGCAGGCAATTGCCCGCGTTCGCGTCGTACCCGGCACCGGCAAGTGGGTTGTTAACGGCCGCGAGCTGTCCAACTACTTCCCGAACAAGCTGCACCAGCAGGAAGTCAACGATCCGTTCCGCCTCCTGGACCTGGACGGTGCCTACGATGTTTGGGCCCGCATCCACGGTGGTGGCCCCTCAGGCCAGGCCGGTGCTTTGCGTCTTGGCGTTGCTCGTTCCTTGAACGAGATCGACACCGAGAACAACCGCGCCATCCTGAAGAAGGCTGGCTTCTTGACTCGTGACGCTCGCGTCATCGAGCGTAAGAAGGCTGGTCTCAAGAAGGCTCGTAAGGCTTCGCAGTACTCCAAGCGCTAATCCAAGCCTCCCCGGACCTCGTGCCTCGGCACGGGCCCCTAGGCTTGTCTTAGCTCTCGGCTCCACAAGCGCTAAATTTATTGCGCTTTCAAAAATCCCCGGTTCGCTTCTGCGAACCGGGGATTTTTTGTGTCCCAGACCCAGTTTGGTGGAAACCGCTGCCGTTTGACGTTTTCGCTAGGGTTCAAACTGTGGCGGAAACGTCAAACGGCAGCGGTTTCTCAGCGAGCAGGAGCCGGCGGGCGGGGGAGTGTGTCAGATGGCATGGCGGGTATGGAACGGATTTCTCCGCCCGATGATTTAGACTGAACGTGATGTCAAGATTATTTGGAACAGACGGTGTCCGCGGTTTGGCCAATGGCCTGCTGACGGCTGAATTGGCCCTTTCCCTTGCCCAGGCTGCAGCTGTAGTGCTAGGTCACGAGCAAATGAGCGAGGGTAAGCGCCCCCGTGCGGTGATTGCCCGCGACCCACGAGCCAGTGGGGAGTTCATTGCTGCTGCCGTGGAGGCAGGGCTGGCGAGTGCCGGCGTCGACGTATACGACGCAGGCGTGCTCCCCACCCCGGCGGCGGCGTTTTTGATTGCGGATCTGGGTGCTGACTTTGGCGTCATGATCTCCGCCTCCCATAACCCTGCACCGGATAACGGCATTAAATTCTTTGCTAGGGGCGGCACAAAGCTTCCCGACGATGTAGAGGACGCCATTGAGGCCCAGCTGCAGCAGAACGCCTTCCGCCCGATCGGGGTGGATGTGGGCCGGATCCAGCGCTTCTCAGACGCTGAGGACCGTTACATCGTGCACCTGCTCGGCACCCTGCCGCACCGCCTTGACGGCCTCAAGATTGTCTTGGACTGCGCTCATGGCGCGGCCAGCGGATGCTCACCTCAGGTATTCACCGATGCCGGGGCCCAGATCACTGTCATCGGTGCCGATCCTGACGGCTTGAACATCAACGACGGCGTTGGCTCCACACATTTGGAACTCCTGCAGGAAACTGTCCTTGCTACCGGTTCAGATCTGGGCATTGCCCATGACGGCGATGCCGACCGCTGCTTGGCTGTGGACCATGAGGGCAACATCATTGACGGCGATCAGATCATGGCTGTCCTGGCCCTCGCTCAGAAGGCTGCAGGCGAGCTCAAGGACGATGTTCTGGTGGCAACCGTCATGAGTAACCTCGGGTTGAAGATTGCCTTGCGCAACGCTGGCATTACCATCCACGAAACAGGTGTGGGAGATCGCTACGTCCTCGAAGAGATGCGGCGTGGAGATTACACGTTGGGCGGGGAACAGTCC
The Arthrobacter alpinus genome window above contains:
- the rpsM gene encoding 30S ribosomal protein S13; translated protein: MARLAGVDLPREKRLEVALTYIYGVGKTRAKNVLAETGISPDVRVKDLSDAELVQLRDNIEGNYKVEGDLRREVAADIRRKVEIGSYQGIRHRRGMPVHGQRTKTNARTRKGPKRTVAGKKKAGR
- the truA gene encoding tRNA pseudouridine(38-40) synthase TruA, which translates into the protein MHNPKMTPEYRGLIRARLDIAYDGGPYSGWGIQTVERTVQGVIEEALALIIRRSVRLTVAGRTDAGVHARGQVAHFDVTPEEWDGLRRGHDTAPEESLKRRLNGALGSVLRELRGTVQIVDASRAPQGFDARFSALWRRYSYRIADGSTHKDPLQRALTLWHEQDLDVALMNQAAAPLLGLQDFAAFAKPREGSTTVRTLQRFDFQQDPDGVINLNIQADAFCHNMVRALLGAALRIGEGQESPEWMYERLIAGIRDAKSVLAAPHPLILEEVHYPHETAMHERAVLTRTRRAVPEPVL
- the rplM gene encoding 50S ribosomal protein L13, which encodes MRTYTPKPGDISRQWHIIDANDVVLGRLASQTATLLRGKHKPTFAPHMDMGDFVIIINAEKVALTGAKLEQKRAYRHSGFPGGLSSVNYAELLEKNPVRAVEKAIAGMLPKTKLGNAQISKLKVYRGAEHPHAAQQPQTFEITQVAQ
- the rpsI gene encoding 30S ribosomal protein S9 translates to MAQNTEELNTEAVVAEEEVLTSYTSESSAAADAAPKKERPALTVSGAAVGRRKQAIARVRVVPGTGKWVVNGRELSNYFPNKLHQQEVNDPFRLLDLDGAYDVWARIHGGGPSGQAGALRLGVARSLNEIDTENNRAILKKAGFLTRDARVIERKKAGLKKARKASQYSKR
- the infA gene encoding translation initiation factor IF-1 — its product is MAKKDGVIEIEGVVTEALPNAMFRVELTNKHIVLAHISGKMRQHYIRILPEDRVVVELSPYDLTRGRIVYRYK
- a CDS encoding DNA-directed RNA polymerase subunit alpha, whose amino-acid sequence is MLIAQRPTLSEEVVSENRSRFIIEPLEPGFGYTLGNSLRRTLLSSIPGAAVTSIRLDGVLHEFTTVPGVKEDVTEIILNIKGLSVSSEHDEPVVAYLRKQGPGVVTAADIAPPAGVEFHNPDMHIATLNSKGKFELELTIERGRGYVSAAQNKNVDQEIGRIPVDSIYSPVLKVTFRVEATRVEQRTDFDKLIVDVETKQAISPRDAIASAGTTLVELFGLARELNTAAEGIEIGPSPTDAALAADMALPIEDLDLTVRSYNCLKREGIHSVGELVARSEADLMDIRNFGAKSIDEVKAKLVELGLSLKDSPPGFDLAARAAALDENDDAFGDDEL
- the rpmJ gene encoding 50S ribosomal protein L36, producing the protein MKVKPSVKQICDKCKVIRRNGRVMVICENPRHKQRQG
- the rplQ gene encoding 50S ribosomal protein L17, whose amino-acid sequence is MPTPAKGPRLGGGAAHERLMLANLSAALFEHKRITTTLTKAKRLSPYAERLVTFAKRGDLSSRRRVLGLISDKGIVHELFTDIAKAVENRDGGYTRITKIGNRKGDNAPMAVIELVLEPVSAKQAVVKEATAAAVKAAPVEEAPSEEVVETEVVADEAAAEESK
- a CDS encoding P1 family peptidase yields the protein MSQGATQGRTQGSTDVGSFGSITDVPGIRVGQAQRRTDGWLTGVSVVLPPPETIGSVDVRGGGPGTHETDALDPSTMVSTVDAVALTGGSAYGLAAAGGVQRWCEENGRGFRVPGGVVPIVPAAAIFDLGRGGDFSARPTPDMGYEAALDAASSTEGADVVRGNVGAGTGAALGAGRFKGGLGTASVRLTGENAHIVVGALAVVNAAGIPWQPGVRAPLAGEGLNTTLAVVATNARLTVAEAKRTSTAAHAGMARALNPVHTLADGDTIFTLATCAELLVPNPAMPVASLIELQSAAAEAVRLAILDGVACAEAVQTPAGTLLPFPGGPL
- the glmM gene encoding phosphoglucosamine mutase, encoding MSRLFGTDGVRGLANGLLTAELALSLAQAAAVVLGHEQMSEGKRPRAVIARDPRASGEFIAAAVEAGLASAGVDVYDAGVLPTPAAAFLIADLGADFGVMISASHNPAPDNGIKFFARGGTKLPDDVEDAIEAQLQQNAFRPIGVDVGRIQRFSDAEDRYIVHLLGTLPHRLDGLKIVLDCAHGAASGCSPQVFTDAGAQITVIGADPDGLNINDGVGSTHLELLQETVLATGSDLGIAHDGDADRCLAVDHEGNIIDGDQIMAVLALAQKAAGELKDDVLVATVMSNLGLKIALRNAGITIHETGVGDRYVLEEMRRGDYTLGGEQSGHVIFSKYATTGDGLLTGLQLAAQVAKTGKSLKELASAMTKLPQIMINVKNVDKSRASSMPAINSAIAKAEAELGATGRVLLRPSGTEALVRVMVEAADVETAERICNELVAVVRSELSLQVSQK
- the rpsK gene encoding 30S ribosomal protein S11, whose protein sequence is MPPKTRGAVRKPRRKDKKNIALGQAHIKSTFNNTIVSITDPNGAVISWASAGEVGFKGSRKSTPYAAQMAAEAAAKRAQEHGLRKVDVFVKGPGSGRETAIRSLQAAGLEVGSISDVTPSAHNGCRPPKRRRV